From the genome of Fusarium fujikuroi IMI 58289 draft genome, chromosome FFUJ_chr06:
AGAGGACAGATATGAATCCGCAAGAGACAGTTGAGAATGGGACGATTACGGCACAGCAAGGGGTCAGTAATGAGCATGTGACTACGCATGATTTGGCATGGGGACCTTGGGAGAATCTTGGACCGATGGGCGAGAACTTTAGTATGAACATGGACTGGTGGGACATGAATCAATTTTAAATGTCAGGGTATGGGAAAACAGTTAAAATGATGAATAATACTATTGACTACAATCCTACTACTGAAAAGATACATTGAAGCGATGTGCATTCGGGGTTTGAACCTCTCATGACAGCTTGCGAGCCCCCTTCCCTAAGATGCACTTCGACCATATGGCTCGAATGGCAGAATGACAGAAACGATAGCCATGACAAAGAACAAAGCCCCAGAGATGTACAATGGAGCTATAGTGGTAGTATCAGCAGTCACCGCAATGACAGCGGAAAGGAGACCCATGATACGGTTAAGCGAGACTGCGATACCATTGCCTGTAGTCCGGTGCTCAGACGGGAACACTTCAGCAGTGTATGCGTAGAGTGTACCGTAGTAGAGGTTGATGCAAACAGCTGAGACCTGTTAGTACGAAAAGCATGATAGACAGGGTGAACTTACAGATGCAGCTGCTTATGGCAAGATTCTGAGCAggagtcttgatgatggtgtagcagaagaagaagatggctgTGATCACAGCTCCAATGGCCATTGTGTATCGTCGTCCAAGGAAGCCCACTTcagcaagaccagcagcaATGAGAGGCCCGAAGATGGCgcagatgttggtgatggtgtaaTCGCGCCAGGTCTCGGTGAAGGACGGCTTGTAGTCGGGAAGAcggctgctgagaagggaTCTATGGCTGTTAGTCTTCCTGACCTCGCGAGATTTGCGATGATAGAACTTACGGGAGATAGAGGAAGAACAGAGGATATCCAAGACCGATCAAAGTCCAAGACAACCAGATGAGACAAGTCGACAGAGCCAGCTTCTTGGTCGAAAAGAGTCCCTTGACGTGGCCAACGAGACTCTTACCCAAGCCACGAACAGCCAATCCCTTGCTACCACCGTGCTCGGGAATATGAGCTGTACCACAAGCCTGAAGACCCTCAAGCGTCAATGAGCAAGGTCTCTTGTAGGTGCTGGCAAGCTTCTGAAGCATAGcaacaagctcctcctctttgCCGTTGGTAACCAAGAACTTTGGAGTCTCAGGGAgtcggatgatgaggatacGCAGGGCAGACATGACGAACATGAGGGCTCCGCCGGTGAACATGATGAGTCTCCAAGATTTGTTGTTCTGCCATGTGCATGTCTCGACCGTAGCGACGCAAGTCCAATCGTTTCGAGCTGTAAAGACGTCGAGTTAGTTCCTAAACCTAAAAGATCAAAGAAGAGAGGTAGCTTACAATAGTAGCCCCAGGCGATGAAGCCAGCGCTGGCCTGACCAATACCCCACCATCCAGCCATAGCAGTAATAACCCACTGCTGCTTCGCAGGGACAAACTCCAGCATGACAGTTGGGTCCAAAACAAGATTACCACCTgctccaaagccaagaaaggcAACGAAGACACAGAAGGCGACCCAGCTGGGACCAGCTCCTGCAACGATGGTAGCAATGGCAGCGATGAAGAGAGTAGTATTGAAGGCGATTCTTCGACCGATGATATCAGCACCGAAACCCCAGAAGAGAGCTCCCATCTGGAGTCCTGCATACAGAGCCATAGTTGAGCCAGTAGGATAGCCTCCATGACCGATCTCAAGGTAGGCTTGGCCGGCTGCAACGCTCTGGAGAAAGGCTACCAGGGAGTCAGCTGCGAAGCCAAAGCCTGTGAGACAGCATAGCTTGAGATGGAAATTGGTCCATCCAATTTCATTGATGGTCTGAAAAGTTAGCATGAGCAACACTTACCGCTGCTCTGTGGTCTTACCTCGTTGACAAGATTGATCTTAGCCGACAAAACAGGATCAACAACGTTACCAAGTTCATTGACAGTGCTGACATGATACGAcacatcatcagcagccatACCGTCCTTCTCCTGATCACGGCTCTCCTTAACAGAACCCGAAGCTTCAATATTCGACATTGTAACAAATTCTCAAATCATACGATGTAGATGATACTATGCAAGATCTTGCGTCAAACATGGAGACGGATGTCGCTTTTAAACCTGAATCGGTAATTCTCCATGATAATTCTCCAGGCTTGGCCGCTCGGTTATCCAAGCTTCAATGGAAATTGATACGCGCTACCCCACAAACTGAGGGTAGCGCTATCGAGAGAAGGCGGGGTGAAGGGATGCGAGATATGGGCACCAATAGGGGGCGGTGTTGTGATCTAGCCAAGATGATTAGGTTGAGTGTATTTGTTTAGGGCGGAGTATGATTGGGACAGCTCTTGTCGAGACTGTTCTAGAGGGGCCATTTCTACGTTTGTTTCAATGTAGTTGGTAATAATTATGGGTTGAGTAATGGCTATGGTATGTCCCTGTCACAAAGCAACGTCTAGAGAGGCGTGTTTCTTGAAACCAAGATTTCGTACAGCATGTATGCTTTTCCAGCTTATCAGTGTATCTTCATCAAATAGCTCATGTATCTCGATATTTCCTGTTGCACTTTGAAGTGTCTTAGTTGGATTGTCGTTTGGTTGGCTTAGTTTCCGTGTTTATCATGATAAGCCTCATTCCCGAAGTCGGACACGGACCGAACACGGATTCTTCCCGTGCCTGCACTGACTAGCTCCGTGTCCCCGCTACAACCACCTGACGGCGGACTCGGAATCTAGCTCCCCGGCCTATTACTCCCAGCGGCCTGAGCCTGAGTTTATGATACTCAAATAGCACATCACATGAAGTCAGCCACGTAGAATAGTCTCAGACCATATCCATAAAGACCCTACTCATGACTCGTCAATACAACAACTTAACGCTTAACCTTGTCTAATCCTTGCAAACATGTCCATTTCCGTTTCTCCCTCTTTCATACACTATCTCTTCTCAGCCGCTGGCGTCGCAGCGCTCATATCCTTGCTAGCGAGGTATCTCTCACAATCCCGATCCCATAAAGATCCCGTCCCCGCATTTCTCATAGACACCACTTCCACAGCACGAGCATTGCCTGCTTCTTGGTATAGATCCCCAGAAGTATACGAGCTTGAAAGGCGGGCCATCTTTGCCAAGAAATGGATCCTTACTACTCACAAGCTCAGATTCACAGAGCCAGGCTCATGGGTCAAGTTTGAGCAGGCGGGCTTTCAGTTCTTTCTTGTCAAGAATAAGCAGGGACAGATCAATGGCTTCCACAATATCTGTAGGCATCGGGCTTTTCCTATCATGACTGAAGATAAGGGAAAGTCAAGTATCCTCTCTTGCAAATACCATGGTTGGTCATACGGTCTCAATGGTCAACTCGCGAAAGCTCCAGGATATGACGACATGAAAGGcttcgacaagaccaagaacgGTCTTCTGCCTGTCCATGTTCATGTTGATGCCAAAGGCTTCATTTGGGTCAACCTCGACTCTTCAAAAACGCCTGAGGACTTCTCAACTGAGTTCAAGAACATTGATCAGATGGCAAGACATGAGGGCTTCAATTTTGAGGACTATCATTTCGATCATACCTGGGGAATGAGCGGTGACTACAACTGGAAGACGTTGGCCGATAACTACAACGAATGTTATCACTGCAAGACGGCACATCCAGATGCAGCGGACGTCGCTGATCTATCGGCATATCGAGTTGATACCAAGGGCGGCAACATTGAACACTTTGCCAATACTAAATCTGAGATGGAGGAACAAGGTCTCAAGATTGTCAGCAACTATTACTTCCCCAACGCTTGCATGACTGTCTCGTGagtctcatcttctcattCCCTTACGCAGCTGACATGATAGACCCAACTTCTTCTACATGATGCGATGCGTTCCTACTTCGCCTGGCCACTGCTCCATGGAATACGAAGTTTACCGACACAAGAACGCCACTGATGAAGGCTTCCAGACCATCGACGCCATGTTCAAGAGAATCTTGGCTGAGGATAAATGGCTCTGCAATAATGCACAGAAGAACCTCAACGCGGGCGTGTTTGTGAATGGGGAAATGCATCCTAAGATGGAGCAAGGTCCTCTTTACTTTCAGCATCGCGTTAGAGGTATATTGAATGACCATTTTCAGTTGGAGAAGGTAGTTGGGAAGGAGATCAACCCGGCGCAGCATGTTCCATCTGATGCTTCTCGTGGTACGGAGAGTGATATGGGATTTTGTTCGGGGTTGGCTTGCGGGGAGAATGCTGAACAGCTGGCTTGGTAGATAGCAAGCATCGACTGAATGGCCATTTACTGAGTGATCATATTATTGAGCTAATCTCACGGAAGCATGTGATGGATTGACAGCGAAACAAATTGGAATCATTGCGTAACTAAACTCCataaattactaaatacAAACATGCCTCATAATCGTATGCTCAACCTATATACCCATCCCAATCCTTAGATCTTTCCAGAGTTAGAGGTAAAGTACTTGCTAATATCATTATCCTCACCACACTTCTGACACTTGTGAATAACAGGCTTGTTCGTTCCCACCTGCGGCGCAACAGCACCAGTAATAGGCTTGTGAGACtcagtctcatcaagcttaCGCTCAGTCTCAGGCTCCTCGCGAATTCTATCCTCGACAGGCTTCTCGTCCTTATTGCGAGacaaagcagcagcagtaccagccccagcagcagcggctCCTAGACCAGCTGCCTTGGCACCGAAGTGGCTATCATCCTTCCTCTCAGATGTAGGCTGCTGGGTAGAGCGGCTGGTGGAAAGGTCGTCATCGTAGGCGACGCCGGAGGGGGTTCCGGATGCGAGGGTGTTGTACTTTCCGGCATTGGCGTTCTCAGCGAGTGTGGAGTGGTGAGAGCCGGTTGAGCGCTGGGAATGCTCGGATTTGCGCGAGGGTTCATGATGAGAGCTGTCGAaggcagaggaagaggtgcCGAGGCCAGCCCCAGTACCAGTAGTGCCAATGGTACCAGGCTGAGCTGTGCGGGAACCATCATTGCTCAGGTATCGATCCTCGTCACGCTTGTTAGACTCATGCGAAGCCAGAGCTCCAGCACCAAGACCTGCAGCAGCACCGGTAGCTAGTCCACTTCCCCGGTGGGAGCCCTCCTGTTGGTAGGATTGAGAAGTAGTGTCGCGGGTAAAAGTGGATGTAGGCTGAGTGGTCTGAGACTCAAGACCTCGGTTGGAGTCAAGGCCAGTGGGTTGATCAGAATGATGATCGCGACCGGATCGAGAGGCCAACGCTCCAGCGCCAAGGCCCGCGGCAGCTCCTGTGGCTAGACCAACACCGTG
Proteins encoded in this window:
- a CDS encoding related to synaptic vesicle transporter SV2 (major facilitator superfamily), producing MSNIEASGSVKESRDQEKDGMAADDVSYHVSTVNELGNVVDPVLSAKINLVNETINEIGWTNFHLKLCCLTGFGFAADSLVAFLQSVAAGQAYLEIGHGGYPTGSTMALYAGLQMGALFWGFGADIIGRRIAFNTTLFIAAIATIVAGAGPSWVAFCVFVAFLGFGAGGNLVLDPTVMLEFVPAKQQWVITAMAGWWGIGQASAGFIAWGYYSRNDWTCVATVETCTWQNNKSWRLIMFTGGALMFVMSALRILIIRLPETPKFLVTNGKEEELVAMLQKLASTYKRPCSLTLEGLQACGTAHIPEHGGSKGLAVRGLGKSLVGHVKGLFSTKKLALSTCLIWLSWTLIGLGYPLFFLYLPSLLSSRLPDYKPSFTETWRDYTITNICAIFGPLIAAGLAEVGFLGRRYTMAIGAVITAIFFFCYTIIKTPAQNLAISSCISVCINLYYGTLYAYTAEVFPSEHRTTGNGIAVSLNRIMGLLSAVIAVTADTTTIAPLYISGALFFVMAIVSVILPFEPYGRSAS
- a CDS encoding related to Rieske 2Fe-2S family protein translates to MSISVSPSFIHYLFSAAGVAALISLLARYLSQSRSHKDPVPAFLIDTTSTARALPASWYRSPEVYELERRAIFAKKWILTTHKLRFTEPGSWVKFEQAGFQFFLVKNKQGQINGFHNICRHRAFPIMTEDKGKSSILSCKYHGWSYGLNGQLAKAPGYDDMKGFDKTKNGLLPVHVHVDAKGFIWVNLDSSKTPEDFSTEFKNIDQMARHEGFNFEDYHFDHTWGMSGDYNWKTLADNYNECYHCKTAHPDAADVADLSAYRVDTKGGNIEHFANTKSEMEEQGLKIVSNYYFPNACMTVSPNFFYMMRCVPTSPGHCSMEYEVYRHKNATDEGFQTIDAMFKRILAEDKWLCNNAQKNLNAGVFVNGEMHPKMEQGPLYFQHRVRGILNDHFQLEKVVGKEINPAQHVPSDASRGTESDMGFCSGLACGENAEQLAW